The Triticum aestivum cultivar Chinese Spring chromosome 3A, IWGSC CS RefSeq v2.1, whole genome shotgun sequence genome includes a region encoding these proteins:
- the LOC123063410 gene encoding zinc finger MYM-type protein 1 — MKVQDNKEKERDTLRLRTSIAVVKWLTFQSCAFRGHDETPESRNRGNFIELIKLLTEFNPEIAAVVLENSPRCSKYTSHQIQQEILSIYALKVRRYIRQEIGDSKFSILVDETCDASKREQMAVVFRFPDKEGLLQERFFDLIHVKNSKALTLKEELSALLSNNGFDVQNLRGQGYDGASNMKGEFNGLQALFLKDCPYAYYVHCYAHRLQLALVAAARDVVPISQFFQKLLYIINIVDSSSKRHDELHDAQVVEIARLLAIDQIETSKGGNQIKALKRPGDTRWGSHLGSISSLMDMFNVVSSTLQTIASDASAGTHRADADTAYNYLIDFEFVFGLCMMREILEISEELGKALQKKRQDIVNAIRLVSSTKALLEKLRSDNGWDEFFTTVVEFCMDHGIEIPDG; from the coding sequence ATGAAGGTTCAAGACAACAAGGAGAAAGAGAGAGATACTTTGCGGTTAAGAACATCAATTGCAGTTGTGAAGTGGCTCACCTTCCAGTCTTGTGCTTTCAGAGGCCATGATGAGACACCCGAGTCAAGAAATCGAGGGAACTTCATTGAATTGATAAAGCTTCTCACAGAATTCAATCCCGAAATCGCAGCTGTAGTTTTAGAGAATTCTCCTAGGTGTAGCAAATACACATCCCATCAAATTCAACAGGAGATATTGAGTATTTATGCACTGAAGGTTAGGCGGTATATCCGCCAAGAGATTGGTGATTCAAAATTCTCTATTCTAGTGGATGAAACATGTGATGCTTCTAAAAGAGAGCAAATGGCAGTAGTGTTCAGATTCCCCGATAAAGAAGGTTTGTTACAAGAACGCTTCTTTGATTTGATACATGTAAAGAACTCCAAAGCACTAACATTAAAGGAAGAGTTGTCTGCTTTATTGTCCAATAATGGCTTTGATGTTCAAAATTTGCGTGGCCAAGGATACGATGGGGCTAGCAACATGAAGGGTGAGTTCAATGGATTACAAGCACTTTTCCTCAAAGATTGTCCGTATGCTTATTATGTACACTGCTATGCACATCGCCTGCAACTTGCCCTTGTTGCTGCAGCAAGAGATGTTGTTCCTATTAGCCAATTTTTCCAGAAACTTCTCTACATCATAAACATTGTTGACTCATCGTCAAAGCGACATGATGAGCTACATGATGCCCAAGTTGTTGAGATTGCACGTCTACTTGCAATTGATCAGATTGAGACAAGCAAAGGGGGGAATCAGATCAAAGCATTAAAGCGTCCAGGAGACACTCGATGGGGGTCACACTTGGGTTCTATATCTAGCCTTATGGATATGTTCAACGTAGTAAGTTCTACTCTACAAACTATAGCTTCTGATGCTTCTGCTGGTACACACCGAGCTGATGCAGATACTGCTTACAACTACTTGATCGATTTTGAGTTTGTGTTTGGCCTATGTATGATGAGAGAGATATTGGAGATCAGTGAAGAGCTTGGGAAAGCTTTGCAAAAGAAAAGACAGGATATAGTGAATGCTATTCGTTTAGTTTCATCCACAAAGGCCCTTCTAGAAAAACTGAGATCAGATAATGGTTGGGATGAATTTTTTACTACTGTTGTTGAGTTTTGCATGGATCATGGCATTGAGATTCCTGATGGATGA
- the LOC123063412 gene encoding protein LIFEGUARD 2 translates to MMGYQKGVDIEAGTSGGTGTAAPTRGLYPGMTESPELRWALIRKIYVILSLQLLLTAVVAAVVVKVRAIPHFFVSSSAGLGLYIFLIIFPFIVLCPLYFYRQKHPVNLLLLGVFTVAISFAVGMTCAFTSGKVILEAAILTTVVVFSLTAYTFWAAKRGQDFSFLGPFLFASLIMLLVFGFIQILFPMGKLSHMIYGALAALIFSGYIVYDTDNIIKRYTYDEYVWAAVSLYLDVINLFLALLTLFRAGDS, encoded by the exons ATGATGGGGTACCAGAAGGGCGTCGACATCGAGGCGGGGACCTCCGGCGGCACCGGCACCGCGGCGCCGACGCGGGGGCTGTACCCCGGGATGACGGAGAGCCCCGAGCTGCGCTGGGCGCTCATCCGGAAGATCTACGTCATCCTCTCCCTGCAGCTCCTCCtcaccgccgtcgtcgccgccgtcgtcgtcaagGTCCGCGCCATCCCGCACTTCTTCGTCTCCTCCAGCGCCGGCCTCGGGCTCTacatcttcctcatcatcttcCCCTTCATCG TGCTGTGCCCGTTGTACTTCTACCGCCAGAAGCACCCAGTCAACCTGCTGCTGCTTGGCGTCTTCACAGTGGCTATCAGCTTCGCTGTGGGAATGACATGTGCCTTTACTAGCG GCAAGGTCATTCTGGAGGCCGCGATTCTTACAACAGTGGTTGTCTTCAGCCTCACTGCTTACACTTTCTGGGCCGCAAAGAGGGGCCAGGACTTCAGCTTCCTTGGTCCTTTCCTGTTTGCTTCTCTCATCATGTTGCTCGTCTTTGGGTTCATTCAG ATCCTCTTCCCGATGGGCAAGCTGTCTCACATGATCTATGGCGCGCTGGCGGCACTCATCTTCAGTGGCTACATTGTCTATGACACGGACAACATCATCAAGCGTTACACCTATGACGAGTATGTCTGGGCCGCCGTCTCGCTCTACCTTGACGTCATCAATCTGTTCCTGGCCCTGCTGACCCTGTTTAGGGCGGGTGACAGCTAA